One Mya arenaria isolate MELC-2E11 chromosome 7, ASM2691426v1 genomic window carries:
- the LOC128239942 gene encoding BTB/POZ domain-containing protein 2-like — MTTEWRTKSTTMADCLRHIFDTKDHADVTFEFPRSEGRTIKAHKLVLSMRSAVFETMFYGSKAVQSDTVVIEDIEADTFEHMLRFLYTDEFDVPPAYGVKCLFAARLYSLETFVVKCEHFLKESLSPETVCFVLEEAKLFNLSDLHDLCDAYILDNADVVMAV, encoded by the exons aTGACAACCGAATGGAGAACAAAGTCAACAACAATGGCAGACTGTTTACGTCACATATTTGATACGAAAGACCACGCTGACGTCACATTTGAATTTCCCAGAAGTGAAGGTCGCACAATCAAAGCCCACAAGCTCGTTCTGAGCATGCGCAGCGCGGTTTTCGAGACAATGTTTTACGGATCAAAGGCTGTTCAAAGCGACACTGTCGTTATAGAAGACATTGAAGCGGACACCTTTGAGCACATGCTAAG GTTTTTGTATACAGACGAGTTCGATGTTCCTCCAGCCTATGGTGTGAAATGCCTTTTTGCCGCCAGACTATATTCATTGGaaacatttgttgtaaaatgtgaaCACTTTCTGAAGGAGTCTCTTTCCCCGGAAACCGTTTGTTTTGTGCTTGAAGAGGCCAAGTTGTTCAACCTATCTGACCTACATGACCTATGTGACGCCTATATTCTCGACAATGCTGACGTGGTGATGGCAGTGTGA